A single genomic interval of Streptomyces sp. NBC_00663 harbors:
- a CDS encoding C40 family peptidase, giving the protein MGSHRRLASTSSGFDRGASAALCVLSATAAVLGAVPASAAPHDDTRAEVDRLYEEAEKATEAFNKADERADALKKQVGTAQDRIARQQDRINSMRETLGSLAGAQYRSGGLDPSLALLFSDDPDDYLDKAAALDRITAHQAGELKDLQSAMRELAQERAEAAGQLAELEKSRKAVASHKQTVEKKLAQARRLLNSLPSEERAAYDRASRSGRDDMPDLSGALPPNARAAAAVAAARAAIGKPYVWGATGPSGFDCSGLMVWSYRHAGVSLPRTSQSQRYAGQQVPLSQAQPGDLVTYRSDASHVGMYVGNGQVIHAPYPGAPVRYDPVGMMPGATVTRV; this is encoded by the coding sequence GTGGGGTCCCATCGCCGCCTTGCATCGACATCGTCCGGGTTCGACCGGGGCGCCAGTGCCGCGCTCTGCGTCCTGTCGGCCACCGCCGCGGTTCTCGGGGCCGTACCGGCCTCGGCCGCCCCGCACGACGACACCCGTGCCGAGGTGGACCGCCTCTACGAGGAGGCCGAGAAGGCGACCGAGGCCTTCAACAAGGCCGACGAACGGGCCGACGCGCTGAAGAAGCAGGTCGGCACCGCGCAGGACCGGATCGCCCGCCAGCAGGACCGCATCAACTCCATGCGGGAGACGCTCGGTTCGCTGGCCGGTGCCCAGTACCGCTCCGGCGGCCTCGATCCGTCCCTGGCCCTGCTGTTCTCCGACGACCCGGACGACTACCTCGACAAGGCCGCCGCCCTCGACCGGATCACCGCCCATCAGGCCGGTGAGCTCAAGGACCTCCAGTCGGCGATGCGGGAACTCGCCCAGGAGCGCGCGGAGGCGGCCGGGCAGCTGGCCGAGCTGGAGAAGAGCCGCAAGGCGGTCGCGAGCCACAAGCAGACCGTCGAGAAGAAGCTCGCCCAGGCCCGTCGGCTGCTCAACTCCCTGCCGTCCGAGGAGCGCGCCGCCTACGACCGGGCCTCCCGCTCCGGCCGCGACGACATGCCCGACCTCAGCGGGGCCCTGCCGCCCAACGCCCGGGCCGCCGCCGCGGTCGCCGCCGCCCGCGCCGCGATCGGCAAGCCGTACGTCTGGGGCGCGACCGGCCCCTCCGGGTTCGACTGCTCGGGCCTGATGGTGTGGTCGTACCGGCACGCCGGAGTCTCCCTGCCGCGCACCTCGCAGAGCCAGCGCTACGCCGGGCAGCAGGTCCCGCTCTCCCAGGCACAACCCGGCGACCTGGTCACCTACCGGTCCGACGCCAGCCATGTCGGCATGTACGTCGGCAACGGCCAGGTGATCCACGCGCCCTACCCCGGCGCCCCCGTCCGCTACGACCCGGTGGGCATGATGCCGGGCGCCACCGTCACCAGGGTCTGA
- a CDS encoding PadR family transcriptional regulator: protein MLELSILGFLAEEPLHGYELKERIKALSGHVRPVSDGALYPAITRLIKAGKLDEHTEPGASAAPRRTLSLTEAGRADLLERLRRPKPVEISDQVRFNTVLTFLRHLPDRQEQAAVLRRRLEFLDAPTSFFYDEGRPVRAEEAADLFREGMLRVARATGEAERTWLEEAVERLSRAEPADSPATGP from the coding sequence GTGCTGGAGCTGTCGATCCTGGGCTTCCTGGCCGAAGAGCCCTTGCACGGCTATGAGCTGAAGGAGCGCATCAAGGCGCTCAGCGGCCATGTCCGCCCGGTCAGCGACGGCGCCCTCTACCCGGCGATCACCCGGCTCATCAAGGCGGGCAAGCTCGACGAACACACCGAGCCGGGCGCGAGCGCGGCCCCGCGGCGCACGCTCTCCCTCACCGAGGCGGGCCGCGCGGACCTCCTGGAGCGCCTGCGTCGGCCCAAGCCGGTCGAGATCTCCGACCAGGTCCGCTTCAACACGGTCCTGACGTTCCTGCGCCACCTCCCGGACCGCCAGGAACAGGCCGCGGTGCTCCGCCGCCGCCTGGAGTTCCTCGACGCGCCCACGAGCTTCTTCTACGACGAGGGCAGACCCGTGCGCGCGGAGGAAGCGGCGGACCTGTTCCGGGAGGGCATGCTGCGGGTCGCGCGGGCGACCGGAGAGGCGGAACGCACCTGGCTGGAGGAGGCCGTCGAGCGGCTCAGTCGAGCTGAACCCGCAGATAGTCCCGCCACTGGTCCGTGA
- a CDS encoding MATE family efflux transporter: protein MDSHRRRLIALAHPVYFSLLASVAAGIINTVWVSRLGGAAVAAVAVATNAENVLLGVALVFGSGTTVLVAHARGARDPAAVRAAVRGGWAVFGLVTPVVVAGGYLLREPLARLVLGGGAPLSLAVGYFAISMPGIAVFFAQQLVDGILKGAGDTRTPMRLALLANGLILVCDPLLIHLYGVQGAAASTVLCRCVALGVGLLALRRNALLRASAGPGVAFGRVLRTGLPMAADFTVRQGGALVLVAIVARLGVTAVAAYAIAYKVLYVATMGFYAVRQAASIHTAHLLGAGRDERRAIGREAVLVSGAFGATAAVLFAVTAPWIMAAFGAGAGVAGEGVLFLRCAGPYLLLMACFIALGGVFEGSGGAPVLLRVTLLGTAVQLPLAYGLSGLGLPGVCLAMALAMTVQCAVVGAVLGRSRRQEATEVSDGSSVARAG, encoded by the coding sequence GTGGACAGTCATCGCCGCCGGCTCATCGCGCTCGCCCACCCCGTCTACTTCTCGCTGCTCGCCTCCGTCGCCGCCGGGATCATCAACACCGTCTGGGTCTCCCGGCTCGGCGGAGCGGCGGTGGCGGCCGTCGCCGTGGCGACGAACGCCGAGAACGTGCTTCTGGGGGTCGCCCTGGTCTTCGGCTCGGGCACGACCGTGCTGGTCGCGCATGCCCGGGGTGCGCGGGACCCAGCGGCGGTACGGGCCGCCGTGCGCGGGGGCTGGGCGGTGTTCGGGCTGGTCACGCCGGTGGTCGTGGCGGGCGGGTATCTGCTGCGGGAGCCGCTGGCGCGGCTGGTCCTCGGCGGGGGCGCGCCGCTGTCGCTCGCTGTCGGGTACTTCGCGATATCGATGCCGGGCATCGCCGTGTTCTTCGCCCAGCAGCTGGTCGACGGGATCCTGAAGGGTGCGGGGGACACCCGGACCCCCATGCGGCTCGCACTGCTCGCCAACGGGCTGATCCTCGTCTGCGACCCGCTCCTGATTCACCTCTACGGCGTCCAGGGCGCCGCCGCCTCGACGGTCCTGTGCCGGTGCGTGGCCCTGGGGGTGGGGTTGCTCGCCCTGCGCCGGAACGCGCTGCTGCGGGCGTCCGCCGGGCCCGGGGTCGCCTTCGGACGGGTGCTGCGCACCGGGCTGCCCATGGCGGCCGACTTCACCGTGCGGCAGGGCGGGGCGCTCGTACTGGTCGCGATCGTGGCGCGGCTCGGGGTGACGGCGGTGGCCGCGTACGCCATCGCGTACAAGGTCCTGTACGTGGCCACCATGGGCTTCTACGCCGTACGGCAGGCCGCCTCGATCCACACCGCGCATCTGCTCGGCGCCGGGCGCGACGAGAGACGGGCGATCGGGCGGGAGGCGGTGCTGGTGTCCGGAGCCTTCGGGGCGACCGCCGCTGTGCTGTTCGCCGTCACCGCGCCCTGGATCATGGCCGCCTTCGGCGCCGGGGCGGGAGTCGCCGGGGAGGGCGTGCTGTTCCTGCGCTGTGCCGGGCCCTATCTGCTGCTGATGGCCTGCTTCATCGCGCTGGGCGGGGTCTTCGAGGGAAGCGGGGGCGCGCCCGTGCTGCTCCGGGTGACGCTGCTCGGTACGGCCGTCCAACTGCCGTTGGCGTACGGCCTGTCAGGGCTCGGGCTGCCGGGCGTGTGCCTGGCGATGGCGCTGGCCATGACGGTGCAGTGCGCGGTGGTGGGTGCGGTGCTCGGCCGGTCCCGGCGTCAGGAGGCGACCGAGGTCTCCGACGGCTCCTCGGTGGCCCGCGCCGGGTGA
- a CDS encoding glycosyltransferase family 87 protein, with the protein MDIAGARRSLAGLLATWGLTRLLLLLFVLKVYVFPGPDVTSDVSVIYQGWNDVLRTGAFPQDDVTWQYPPAAALAILSPALLPFLPYATAFFVLAFLADLVVFSLLLYAGLRPGRSLRGVWVWVVGVPLLGPTVYARYDVMVTAVAVAALLAGARHPRVMGALVGFGAMLKVWPVLLLVAARRRGVWMSAAVTAAGLAALFAVTMPGAFAFLTFQADRGTEVESLGSLVFHVARQYGWDGQVLLNYGSVEFLGPWVNVVSTAALALTGVAFGWLLLWRLVATRFEAHTTADAAFVAVLLFTTTSRVISPQYMVWLVGLAAVCLCFRASRMTLPALLVLVASFVTVLEFPVYFANVVASDGLGVTLLFLRNGLLVIATVLAAVKLWRATVSVPVEDLEPAHPARATEEPSETSVAS; encoded by the coding sequence GTGGACATTGCGGGTGCGAGGCGGTCTCTGGCGGGACTGCTGGCGACCTGGGGCCTGACGAGGCTGCTGCTGCTCCTGTTCGTCCTCAAGGTGTACGTGTTCCCCGGCCCGGACGTGACCAGCGACGTGTCGGTGATCTACCAGGGCTGGAACGACGTGCTGCGCACCGGCGCCTTCCCGCAGGACGACGTCACCTGGCAGTACCCGCCGGCCGCCGCGCTGGCGATCCTCTCCCCCGCGCTGCTGCCGTTCCTGCCGTACGCGACGGCCTTCTTCGTCCTCGCCTTCCTGGCCGACCTGGTGGTCTTCTCCCTGCTGCTGTACGCGGGCCTGCGCCCCGGGCGGAGCCTGCGCGGGGTCTGGGTGTGGGTGGTGGGCGTCCCGCTGCTCGGACCGACCGTGTACGCCCGCTACGACGTGATGGTCACCGCCGTGGCCGTGGCCGCCCTGCTCGCGGGCGCCCGGCATCCCCGGGTGATGGGCGCCCTGGTCGGTTTCGGGGCGATGCTCAAGGTGTGGCCGGTGCTGCTGCTGGTGGCCGCCCGCAGGCGCGGTGTCTGGATGTCGGCGGCGGTCACCGCGGCCGGTCTCGCGGCGCTGTTCGCGGTGACCATGCCCGGTGCCTTCGCGTTCCTGACCTTCCAGGCCGACCGGGGCACCGAGGTGGAGTCGCTGGGCTCCCTGGTCTTCCATGTGGCCCGGCAGTACGGCTGGGACGGCCAGGTGCTGCTGAACTACGGCTCGGTGGAGTTCCTCGGCCCGTGGGTGAACGTCGTCAGCACGGCCGCGCTCGCCCTGACCGGCGTCGCCTTCGGCTGGCTGCTGCTGTGGCGGCTGGTGGCGACCCGGTTCGAGGCGCACACCACGGCGGACGCGGCGTTCGTGGCGGTGCTGCTGTTCACGACCACGAGCCGGGTGATCAGCCCGCAGTACATGGTGTGGCTGGTCGGCCTCGCGGCGGTCTGCCTGTGCTTCCGGGCGAGCCGGATGACGCTTCCCGCGCTGCTGGTCCTGGTGGCGTCCTTCGTGACGGTCCTCGAGTTCCCGGTCTACTTCGCGAACGTCGTCGCCAGCGACGGCCTGGGCGTCACCCTGCTCTTCCTCCGCAACGGCCTGCTCGTCATCGCGACCGTCCTGGCGGCCGTGAAGCTGTGGCGGGCCACGGTCAGCGTCCCCGTCGAGGACCTCGAGCCGGCTCACCCGGCGCGGGCCACCGAGGAGCCGTCGGAGACCTCGGTCGCCTCCTGA
- a CDS encoding glycosyltransferase family 4 protein has protein sequence MSKTLIVTNDFPPRPGGIQAFLHNMALRLDPERLVVYASTWKRGREGVAATAAFDAEQPFTVVRDRTTMLLPTPAATRTAVGLLREHGCTSVWFGAAAPLGLMAPALRRAGAERLVATTHGHEAGWAQLPAARQLLRRIGEGTDTITYLGEYTRSRIAGALTAEAGARMVQLPPGVDEKTFHPGSGGEVVRARLGLTDRPVVVCVSRLVPRKGQDTLILAMPRILLKEPDAVLLIVGGGPYERELRKLAHETGVADSVRFTGSVPWSELPAHYGAGDVFAMPCRTRRGGLDVEGLGIVYLEASATGLPVVAGDSGGAPDAVLDGETGWVVRGGSVEDSAERIVALLGDAELRRRMGDRGRAWVEEKWRWDLLAEKLKTLL, from the coding sequence ATGTCCAAGACCCTGATCGTCACGAACGACTTCCCGCCCAGGCCGGGCGGTATCCAGGCGTTCCTGCACAACATGGCGCTGCGCCTCGATCCCGAGCGGCTCGTGGTCTACGCCTCGACCTGGAAACGCGGCCGGGAGGGCGTAGCGGCCACGGCTGCCTTCGACGCCGAGCAGCCCTTCACCGTCGTACGCGACCGTACGACGATGCTTCTGCCGACGCCCGCGGCCACGCGTACGGCGGTCGGGCTCCTTCGTGAACACGGCTGTACTTCGGTGTGGTTCGGGGCGGCGGCACCCCTCGGGCTGATGGCGCCCGCGCTGCGCAGGGCGGGTGCCGAGCGGCTGGTGGCCACCACCCACGGGCACGAGGCGGGGTGGGCGCAGCTGCCCGCCGCGCGGCAGTTGCTGCGCCGGATCGGGGAGGGCACGGACACGATCACCTACCTCGGGGAGTACACGCGGTCGCGGATCGCCGGCGCGCTGACGGCGGAGGCGGGTGCGCGGATGGTGCAGCTGCCGCCGGGCGTGGACGAGAAGACCTTCCACCCGGGGTCGGGCGGTGAGGTGGTGCGGGCGCGGCTCGGGCTCACCGACCGGCCGGTGGTGGTGTGCGTCTCGCGGCTGGTGCCGCGCAAGGGGCAGGACACGCTGATCCTGGCGATGCCGCGGATCCTCCTGAAAGAGCCCGACGCCGTGCTGCTGATCGTGGGTGGCGGGCCGTACGAGAGGGAGCTGCGCAAGCTGGCGCACGAGACCGGTGTCGCCGACTCCGTGCGCTTCACCGGGTCGGTGCCCTGGTCCGAGCTGCCCGCGCACTACGGGGCCGGGGACGTGTTCGCGATGCCGTGCCGCACGCGGCGGGGCGGCCTCGATGTGGAGGGGCTCGGGATCGTGTACCTGGAGGCCTCCGCGACCGGGCTGCCGGTGGTCGCCGGGGACTCCGGGGGCGCGCCGGACGCCGTGCTCGACGGGGAGACCGGGTGGGTCGTGCGGGGCGGCTCGGTGGAGGACTCGGCCGAGCGGATCGTGGCCCTTCTGGGCGATGCCGAGCTGCGGCGGCGGATGGGGGATCGGGGGCGGGCCTGGGTCGAGGAGAAGTGGCGGTGGGACCTGCTGGCGGAAAAGTTGAAGACGTTGCTCTAG
- a CDS encoding GMC oxidoreductase, whose amino-acid sequence MVALQTAAASGLTRIGLESASAVEPAAVDSAPAIVVGSGYGAAVAALRLGQAGIRTLMIEMGRLWNTAGSDGKVFCSTANPDQRSMWFRTRTEAPLATFLWLDVVNKDISPYPGVLDRVRFANMSVFVGRGVGGGSLVNGCMAVTPLKSYFAEQFPTVDADEMYGTYFPRANSMLGVNTVDPAWFESTEWYRFSRISRKHAQNTGLKTTFVPSTYDFAYMQKEAAGTATKSALAQEVIYGNNHGKKSLDKTYLAAALGTGNVTITTMERVRAISRAGDGSYILTADRINDAGTVVETKQYRCTYLFLGGGSLGTTELLVRARDTGTLPALDASVGAGWGPNGNTMLGRANHLWDTVGANQSTMPVMGIDDWANTANPVFAEIAPLPTGLEHWVSLYLAITKNPSRAAFTYDSATDGVKLGWTAAQSAVSSGMAKKLFDRINSANSTIYRYDLFGSSNKVFADDFTYHPLGGCVLGKATDNYGRVKGYSKLYVTDGSLVPGSIGVNPFVTITALAERTMARVLVEDTAP is encoded by the coding sequence ATGGTGGCCCTCCAGACCGCCGCCGCGTCCGGTCTCACCCGCATCGGTCTCGAGTCGGCGTCGGCCGTGGAACCGGCCGCCGTCGACAGCGCCCCGGCCATCGTGGTCGGTTCGGGCTACGGCGCCGCCGTGGCCGCCCTCCGCCTCGGTCAGGCCGGCATCCGCACGCTCATGATCGAGATGGGCCGGCTCTGGAACACCGCCGGCTCCGACGGCAAGGTCTTCTGCTCCACCGCCAACCCGGACCAGCGTTCCATGTGGTTCCGCACCCGCACCGAGGCCCCGCTGGCCACCTTCCTGTGGCTGGACGTCGTCAACAAGGACATCAGCCCCTACCCCGGCGTCCTGGACCGGGTGCGCTTCGCCAACATGTCCGTGTTCGTGGGACGCGGCGTCGGCGGCGGCTCCCTGGTGAACGGCTGTATGGCGGTGACCCCGCTGAAGTCGTACTTCGCCGAGCAGTTCCCGACCGTCGACGCCGACGAGATGTACGGCACCTACTTCCCGCGGGCCAACTCCATGCTCGGCGTCAACACCGTCGACCCGGCCTGGTTCGAGTCGACGGAGTGGTACCGCTTCTCGCGGATCTCCCGCAAGCACGCCCAGAACACCGGCCTGAAGACCACCTTCGTGCCCAGCACCTACGACTTCGCCTACATGCAGAAGGAGGCGGCCGGTACGGCGACCAAGTCGGCGCTCGCCCAGGAGGTCATCTACGGCAACAACCACGGCAAGAAGAGCCTCGACAAGACCTATCTCGCCGCCGCGCTCGGCACCGGGAACGTCACCATCACCACCATGGAGCGGGTGCGGGCCATCAGCCGGGCCGGCGACGGTTCGTACATCCTGACCGCCGACCGCATCAACGACGCCGGCACGGTCGTCGAGACCAAGCAGTACCGCTGCACCTACCTGTTCCTCGGCGGCGGCAGCCTCGGCACCACCGAACTCCTCGTCCGCGCCCGGGACACCGGCACCCTGCCCGCCCTGGACGCGAGCGTCGGCGCCGGCTGGGGACCCAACGGCAACACCATGCTCGGCCGGGCCAACCACCTGTGGGACACGGTCGGGGCCAACCAGTCGACCATGCCGGTCATGGGCATCGACGACTGGGCCAACACCGCCAACCCGGTCTTCGCCGAGATCGCTCCTTTACCCACGGGCCTGGAGCACTGGGTGAGCCTCTATCTGGCGATCACCAAGAACCCGTCGCGGGCCGCGTTCACGTACGACAGCGCCACGGACGGCGTGAAGCTGGGCTGGACCGCGGCCCAGAGCGCGGTGTCCTCGGGCATGGCCAAGAAGCTCTTCGACCGCATCAACTCGGCCAACTCCACGATCTACCGCTACGACCTGTTCGGCTCGTCCAACAAGGTCTTCGCCGACGACTTCACCTACCACCCGCTGGGCGGCTGCGTGCTGGGCAAGGCCACCGACAACTACGGCCGCGTGAAGGGGTATTCGAAGCTGTATGTCACCGACGGCTCGCTGGTGCCCGGATCGATCGGCGTCAACCCGTTCGTGACGATCACCGCGCTCGCGGAACGGACGATGGCGCGGGTCCTCGTGGAGGACACCGCGCCATGA
- a CDS encoding AMP-dependent synthetase/ligase: MREFSLPALYEVPADGNLTDIVRRNAAQHPDVAVIARKVGGAWQDVTATTFLAEVHAAAKGLIASGVQPGDRVGLMSRTRYEWTLLDFAIWSAGAITVPVYETSSAEQVQWILSDSGATAIVVELDSHTAAVESVRDQLPALKHVWQIEGGGVEELGRLGQDVTDAAVEERSSLAKADDPATIVYTSGTTGRPKGCVLTHRSFFAECGNVVERLRPLFRTGECSVLLFLPLAHVFGRLVQVAPMMAPIKLGMVPDIKNLTDELASFRPTLILGVPRVFEKVYNSARAKAQADGKGKIFDKAADTAIAYSKALDTPSGPSLGLKIKHKTFDKLVYSKLRAVLGGKGEYAISGGAPLGERLGHFFRGIGFTVLEGYGLTESCAATAFNPWDRQKIGTVGQPLPGSVVRIADDGEVLLHGEHLFKGYWNNEAATAEALADGWFHTGDIGTLDEDGYLRITGRKKEIIVTAGGKNVAPAVIEDRIRAHALVAECMVVGDGRPFVGALVTIDEEFLGRWADEHGKPAGSTAASLAGDADLNAAIQAAIDDGNAAVSKAESVRKFRILSSPFTEESGHLTPSLKLKRNVVAKDYADEIEAIYQK; this comes from the coding sequence TTGCGCGAGTTCAGCCTTCCGGCTTTGTACGAGGTCCCTGCGGACGGCAATCTCACGGACATCGTCCGTAGAAACGCCGCGCAGCATCCCGACGTCGCCGTGATCGCCCGCAAGGTGGGCGGTGCCTGGCAGGACGTGACCGCCACGACCTTCCTGGCCGAGGTCCACGCCGCCGCCAAGGGGCTCATCGCCTCCGGCGTCCAGCCCGGTGACCGGGTCGGTCTGATGTCGCGCACCCGCTACGAGTGGACGCTGCTCGACTTCGCGATCTGGAGCGCGGGCGCGATCACCGTGCCGGTGTACGAGACCAGCTCGGCGGAGCAGGTCCAGTGGATCCTCTCCGACTCGGGCGCCACCGCCATCGTCGTCGAGCTGGACAGCCACACGGCCGCCGTCGAGTCGGTGCGCGACCAGCTGCCCGCGCTGAAGCACGTCTGGCAGATCGAGGGCGGCGGTGTCGAGGAGCTGGGCCGGCTCGGGCAGGACGTCACCGACGCCGCCGTCGAGGAGCGCAGCTCGCTCGCCAAGGCCGACGACCCGGCGACCATCGTCTACACGTCCGGCACGACCGGCCGCCCCAAGGGCTGTGTGCTGACCCACCGCAGCTTCTTCGCCGAGTGCGGCAACGTCGTCGAGCGGCTGCGCCCGCTGTTCCGCACCGGTGAGTGCTCGGTCCTGCTCTTCCTGCCGCTCGCGCATGTCTTCGGACGGCTCGTGCAGGTCGCGCCGATGATGGCGCCGATCAAGCTGGGCATGGTCCCGGACATCAAGAACCTCACCGACGAGCTGGCCTCGTTCCGGCCGACGCTGATCCTGGGCGTGCCGCGCGTCTTCGAGAAGGTCTACAACTCGGCGCGCGCCAAGGCGCAGGCCGACGGCAAGGGCAAGATCTTCGACAAGGCCGCCGACACCGCGATCGCGTACAGCAAGGCGCTGGACACCCCCTCGGGCCCGTCCCTCGGTCTGAAGATCAAACACAAGACCTTCGACAAGCTGGTCTACAGCAAGCTCCGCGCGGTCCTCGGCGGCAAGGGCGAGTACGCCATCTCCGGCGGCGCCCCGCTGGGCGAGCGGCTCGGCCACTTCTTCCGCGGCATCGGCTTCACGGTCCTGGAGGGCTACGGCCTGACCGAGTCCTGCGCGGCCACCGCCTTCAACCCCTGGGACCGGCAGAAGATCGGCACGGTCGGGCAGCCGCTGCCGGGCTCAGTGGTCCGCATCGCCGACGACGGCGAGGTGCTGCTGCACGGCGAGCACCTGTTCAAGGGCTACTGGAACAACGAGGCCGCGACCGCCGAGGCGCTGGCCGACGGCTGGTTCCACACCGGTGACATCGGCACCCTCGACGAGGACGGCTACCTCAGGATCACCGGCCGCAAGAAGGAGATCATCGTCACCGCGGGCGGCAAGAACGTCGCCCCGGCCGTGATCGAGGACCGTATCCGCGCCCACGCGCTGGTCGCGGAGTGCATGGTCGTCGGTGACGGGCGGCCCTTCGTGGGCGCGCTGGTCACCATCGACGAGGAGTTCCTGGGCCGTTGGGCCGACGAGCACGGCAAGCCCGCGGGTTCCACCGCGGCGTCGCTGGCCGGGGACGCGGACCTGAACGCTGCCATCCAGGCCGCGATCGACGACGGCAACGCCGCGGTGTCGAAGGCGGAATCGGTGCGGAAGTTCCGCATTCTGTCCTCCCCGTTCACGGAGGAGTCGGGCCACCTGACGCCGTCCCTGAAGCTCAAGCGCAACGTGGTGGCGAAGGACTACGCGGACGAGATCGAGGCGATCTACCAGAAGTAG
- a CDS encoding metallophosphoesterase family protein, with translation MAPSLPGNRRTRVHVVSDVHGNARDLARAGEGADALICLGDLVLFLDYADHSRGIFPDLFGTENADRIVELRTARRFEEAREFGARLWAGIGTDRASAIEKAVRKQYAEMFAAFPTPTYATYGNVDMPPLWPEYAGPGTTVLDGERVEIGGRTFGFVGGGLRTPMRTPYEISDEEYAAKIEAVGEVDVLCTHIPPDVPELVYDTVARRFERGSRALLDAIRRTRPRYALFGHVHQPLVRRMRIGSTECVNVGHFAGSGRPWALEW, from the coding sequence ATGGCACCCTCACTGCCCGGTAACCGGAGGACACGCGTACATGTGGTCAGCGACGTGCACGGCAACGCCCGTGACCTGGCCCGCGCCGGCGAGGGCGCGGACGCCCTGATCTGCCTGGGTGACCTGGTCCTCTTCCTCGACTACGCCGACCACTCCCGCGGCATCTTCCCCGACCTGTTCGGCACGGAGAACGCCGACCGCATCGTCGAACTGCGCACCGCCCGCCGCTTCGAGGAGGCCCGCGAGTTCGGCGCCCGCCTGTGGGCCGGGATCGGTACGGACCGGGCGAGCGCCATCGAGAAGGCCGTACGCAAGCAGTACGCCGAGATGTTCGCCGCGTTCCCGACACCGACGTACGCCACCTACGGCAATGTCGACATGCCGCCCCTGTGGCCGGAGTACGCCGGGCCGGGCACGACGGTCCTCGACGGCGAGCGGGTGGAGATCGGCGGCCGGACCTTCGGCTTCGTCGGCGGCGGCCTGCGCACCCCCATGCGCACCCCGTACGAGATCAGCGACGAGGAGTACGCGGCCAAGATCGAGGCGGTCGGCGAGGTGGACGTGCTGTGCACCCACATCCCGCCGGACGTGCCGGAGCTGGTCTACGACACCGTCGCGCGCCGCTTCGAGCGGGGGAGCCGGGCGCTGCTGGACGCGATCCGGCGCACCCGGCCCCGGTACGCGCTGTTCGGCCATGTCCACCAGCCCCTCGTCCGCCGCATGCGGATCGGGTCGACCGAGTGCGTCAACGTCGGGCACTTCGCGGGGAGTGGCAGGCCGTGGGCGCTCGAATGGTGA
- a CDS encoding SRPBCC family protein has translation MAEHTSSSITIEAAPADVMAVIADFARYPDWTGEVKQAEVLATDAAGRAEQVRLVMDAGAIKDDQVLGYTWTGENEVSWTLVKSQMLRQLDGSYLLKPAGTGSTEVTYLLTVDVKIPMLGMIKRKAEKVIIDRALAGLKKRVESGAK, from the coding sequence ATGGCGGAACACACCAGCTCGAGCATCACGATCGAGGCGGCACCGGCCGACGTCATGGCGGTGATCGCCGACTTCGCCCGCTACCCGGACTGGACCGGCGAGGTCAAGCAGGCCGAGGTCCTCGCGACCGACGCCGCGGGCCGGGCCGAGCAGGTACGGCTCGTGATGGACGCCGGCGCCATCAAGGACGACCAGGTGCTCGGCTACACATGGACCGGCGAGAACGAGGTCTCCTGGACGCTGGTGAAGTCGCAGATGCTGCGCCAGCTGGACGGGTCCTACCTCCTCAAGCCGGCCGGCACCGGGTCGACCGAGGTCACCTACCTCCTGACCGTCGATGTCAAGATCCCGATGCTGGGGATGATCAAGCGCAAGGCCGAGAAGGTCATCATCGACCGTGCGCTGGCCGGGCTGAAGAAGCGGGTGGAATCGGGGGCGAAGTAG